The genomic interval AGCGTGCATTACGCGCAAAAGAGAAGAAGTCAGCTTTCGGTCTAGACGTAGACCTATCCGAGTTCGATAGCGAATCCCCCCAACTTGAACCCGTAGAGGATCTTACAAGTCTGTCAGGATCCGAACAGGCTGCAGTGAGCGCTGTTGGGGTAAGTATTAATGAGAGTGAACGTTCAGGCACTTTCCTACAAATTGACCACAGAACCTGCATTGCACGAAGCTATGACCCTGGTGTTGAGGTAATGAGCATAGACGAGGCTTTGAGTAATTATCCATGGGTAAAAGATTATTACTGGCAGATAGTTCAAGTAGATGCAGACAAGTATACCGCACAGGCTGAACTAAAACGCACCTCGGGATACTTTATTAGAGTGCTTCCTGGCAGGAAAGTACAATATCCTCTTCAGAGTTGCCTATTTTTGAGCCATGACCGCCTAGCACAGAACCTCCATAACATAGTTATCGTCGAAGAAGATGCCGAAGCACATATAATTACCGGTTGCACTATCAGCCCGCGTGTTAGAAGAGGCCTCCATATTGGAGTCTCCGAGTTTTACATCAAAAGGAATGCACGGCTTGTCTTCACCATGATACATAACTGGGGTGAAGAAGTAGCTGTTAGGCCTAGGTCTGCTGGGCTGTTAGGTGAAAATTCCTCTTTCACATCAAACTATATCTGTATGCGCCCAGTCAGATCTCTACAGATGTATCCAACCACGTATCTAAACGGGCGTAATTCCAGCGTGCGCTATAATAGTATACTGCTAGCAAACCCGGACAGTGAGCTGGACGTGGGAGGGAGAGCTGTGCTAAATTCGCCAGGCTCCTCGGCGGAAATTGTCTCGAGGGCCGTTACGATTGGCGGAAAAGTGTGGGCTAGAGGGCATCTGTTGGGCGCGAGCCCCGGCATAAAAGGACACCTCCAATGTAATGGGCTCATACTCAAGGAGGGAGGGTTCATCAAAGCGATCCCTGAGCTTGAGGCTAACTCGCCAGACGTTACGATGACTCATGAAGCCTCGGTAGGTAAAATAGCTCAAGAGGAGATCGAGTATCTAATGGCCAGAGGGATCTCCGAGGAGGAAGCCATAGCTCTAATCGTCAGAGGCTTCGTAGACATCAAGATCGAAGGACTTGGCCCAGAACTTGAGAGAGAGCTGGACCAGATCTTGACGCATGCTAAAGGCATGTAACCAATACTATACATCGCCAGTTCAATCCAACGATATTTACTGAATGTTGAGGCCCCCCTGAGAGTGCGATTTCAGCGTAGAAGACGAGCTGCATGACCTTGAATAAATTTTAAACGCGTATTGGGAGCTGAATGCAAAGGTAGGGCCGAAGTTCATCTAGATACCAGTAAGACTTCGCAGGTAAGCGGCTAAACAGTGTAAAATCTGATCACCTAAGAGACGGAGAATATTTCAGTCTTTGGTATATGTTACTCCTTTGGCTTCAGCTTCTTCCTTAGGCATATATACGACTATAGTGTCAGAGAGTTTATTGAAGAGCCTCTGTCTTTTTGCACTGCATGAACTTGCAACCCAACCGATTATACAATCCAAAGGCAGGATGAAAGCCTTCCCAAAGCTTTCAAGCGCAGCTTGAACGAAGGTAATTTTAGAGCCGTCAAGCCGGGTTACTTTGAGATCCATGACAAGTTTTCCAATAGACCTTCCAGAATACCCTTCGACTAAAGTCCAATAGATGAACGGAATGATACTTCCAAAACCAAAATCAAAAAAAGGTATACTTTCAAAAGGCCATAGTCTAAATTCATATTCTGAGCTTGAAGGCAGCAACAGATGAGGGAGTAAACCGACTAGTATTATGTCAACGAACCAGGCGACGAATCGACTTTCCCACTTAGCTAGGCGAAGTTTAACCGTAGGCGTTTCGGTCTCAGTTAAGGGTACCCCACATTTCGGGCAAAACTTCGCATTCTCACCTACCTCAGCCCCGCATCTGGCACAAAGTAGCATCGTTAATCTACTACTGAATTTAGGAAAAACGTATTAAATGTTCCT from Candidatus Bathyarchaeia archaeon carries:
- a CDS encoding SufD family Fe-S cluster assembly protein; the protein is MPELTERALRAKEKKSAFGLDVDLSEFDSESPQLEPVEDLTSLSGSEQAAVSAVGVSINESERSGTFLQIDHRTCIARSYDPGVEVMSIDEALSNYPWVKDYYWQIVQVDADKYTAQAELKRTSGYFIRVLPGRKVQYPLQSCLFLSHDRLAQNLHNIVIVEEDAEAHIITGCTISPRVRRGLHIGVSEFYIKRNARLVFTMIHNWGEEVAVRPRSAGLLGENSSFTSNYICMRPVRSLQMYPTTYLNGRNSSVRYNSILLANPDSELDVGGRAVLNSPGSSAEIVSRAVTIGGKVWARGHLLGASPGIKGHLQCNGLILKEGGFIKAIPELEANSPDVTMTHEASVGKIAQEEIEYLMARGISEEEAIALIVRGFVDIKIEGLGPELERELDQILTHAKGM
- a CDS encoding RDD family protein, yielding MLLCARCGAEVGENAKFCPKCGVPLTETETPTVKLRLAKWESRFVAWFVDIILVGLLPHLLLPSSSEYEFRLWPFESIPFFDFGFGSIIPFIYWTLVEGYSGRSIGKLVMDLKVTRLDGSKITFVQAALESFGKAFILPLDCIIGWVASSCSAKRQRLFNKLSDTIVVYMPKEEAEAKGVTYTKD